One uncultured Tolumonas sp. genomic window carries:
- a CDS encoding anion permease, whose translation MNEMTAPIDASSIDKASGGKKNRLFFMLAPFVVTLLLLLVPVPEGLQPYAWYYFAIFVGVIVGLILEPMPGAVIGLTGVVAIALTSQWVLFSPADMAAPKFKLAAESFKWAVSGFGNSTVWLIFGAFMFAAGYDKTQFGRRLALILVKHLGRRSLTLGYAITFADLLLAPFTPSNTARSGGTIFPIIANLPPLYGSKPNDPSARKIGSYLMWVAITAACITSSMFLSALAPNLLALALVKSTVGINISWGNWFVGFLPVGILLILTMPLLAYIFYPPEVKFNDEVPRWASAELVKLGRLTRNEILLLVFVCCALAMWIFAANVIEPALAALLIIGLMLWTGVLEWNDITSNKPAWNTFFWFATLVALANGLSTTGFIAWLGKEGGMLMAGVSPTVATILIVLAFYLLHYLFASATAHTTALLPAALTIASTIPGMNMQVFCMLMVTSLGVMGIITPYGTGPSPIYYGSGYLPTKDYWRLGTIFGAIFLAALLLIGYPWMAMMF comes from the coding sequence ATGAATGAAATGACCGCTCCAATTGATGCTTCATCGATTGATAAAGCATCTGGTGGTAAAAAAAACCGCCTCTTTTTTATGCTAGCACCATTTGTGGTGACATTGCTGTTATTGCTGGTGCCGGTTCCGGAAGGGTTACAACCTTACGCATGGTATTACTTTGCCATTTTCGTCGGGGTGATTGTTGGTCTTATTTTAGAGCCGATGCCTGGTGCGGTGATTGGTCTGACGGGAGTCGTAGCCATTGCACTGACCAGTCAATGGGTGTTGTTCAGCCCGGCAGACATGGCTGCGCCTAAATTTAAACTGGCGGCTGAATCATTCAAATGGGCAGTGAGCGGATTTGGTAACTCGACTGTCTGGCTGATCTTCGGTGCGTTCATGTTTGCCGCCGGTTATGACAAAACCCAGTTTGGCCGTCGTTTGGCGCTTATTTTGGTGAAACATCTGGGGCGTCGTAGCTTAACGCTGGGTTATGCCATTACCTTTGCTGACCTGTTGTTGGCACCATTTACTCCATCAAATACTGCACGCAGTGGTGGCACTATTTTCCCCATCATTGCCAACTTGCCACCGTTGTATGGTTCTAAACCCAATGACCCAAGTGCGCGTAAGATTGGTTCCTATTTGATGTGGGTGGCGATCACTGCGGCTTGTATTACCAGCTCGATGTTCCTGTCAGCCTTGGCGCCGAACCTGCTGGCATTAGCACTGGTTAAAAGCACCGTCGGTATCAACATTTCCTGGGGCAACTGGTTCGTCGGCTTCCTGCCGGTCGGTATTTTGCTGATTCTGACCATGCCGCTGCTGGCTTACATTTTCTATCCGCCGGAAGTGAAATTTAACGACGAAGTGCCTCGTTGGGCGAGTGCGGAATTAGTAAAACTGGGCCGTCTGACTCGTAACGAAATTCTGTTGTTAGTCTTTGTCTGTTGTGCGCTGGCCATGTGGATTTTTGCGGCTAATGTCATTGAGCCAGCACTGGCTGCATTGCTCATCATCGGTCTGATGCTGTGGACTGGTGTGTTGGAATGGAATGACATTACCAGTAACAAACCAGCCTGGAACACCTTCTTTTGGTTTGCAACGCTGGTGGCCTTGGCGAATGGTTTATCAACTACTGGCTTCATCGCGTGGTTAGGTAAAGAAGGCGGTATGTTGATGGCCGGTGTTTCGCCAACAGTGGCAACCATTCTGATTGTGCTCGCGTTTTATCTGCTGCACTACTTGTTTGCCAGTGCTACCGCACATACCACTGCGTTGTTGCCTGCCGCGCTGACCATTGCATCGACCATTCCGGGCATGAATATGCAAGTGTTCTGTATGCTGATGGTGACATCTCTGGGTGTGATGGGCATTATTACGCCATACGGTACCGGCCCGAGCCCAATCTATTACGGTAGTGGTTACCTGCCGACAAAAGATTACTGGCGCCTTGGCACTATCTTCGGTGCCATCTTTCTGGCGGCCTTGTTACTGATTGGCTATCCGTGGATGGCAATGATGTTCTGA
- a CDS encoding restriction endonuclease subunit S, with product MGSKWPVVRLGNHCLKIGSGATPKGGSSVYNDSGFIWLIRSQNIYNDGFNPSGLVFISEDAADKLKNVIVQENDILLNITGDSVARVCLAKKEYLPARVNQHVAIIRPDPKHFDARYLRYVLASPTVQQILLNLASAGATRNALTKSMIEEFEVSKPPLSIQVAVADHLESFDEKIHLNRQINQTLEQMAQTLFKSWFVDFDPVIDNALDAGNEIPEPLQARAELRQKVRASQDFQSLPADVRALFPAEFEESELGSVPKGWQIKTLGEMTSLIIDHRGKTPQKMGGEWAESGYPAISAKNIKDRTLVRSDMIRYVDEALYRKWMKEPLSPDDILMTSEAPLGEMFYLAEKHDYLLSQRLYGLRADISKTSGSYLYFWLQTDMAKSDMDGRATGTTVVGIRQSELRKINVLCPENSAVHAFSKSVSRYLIKIEHNCSQSETLERIRDELLPKLISGELRLDDLPDEVVTAANE from the coding sequence ATGGGGAGTAAGTGGCCTGTTGTACGCCTTGGCAACCATTGCTTGAAGATAGGCAGTGGCGCAACACCTAAGGGCGGGAGTAGTGTTTATAACGATAGTGGGTTTATTTGGCTAATAAGAAGTCAAAATATTTATAATGATGGATTTAATCCGTCAGGACTTGTTTTTATCAGTGAAGACGCAGCAGATAAACTTAAAAACGTGATAGTTCAGGAAAACGATATATTACTGAATATTACTGGTGATTCTGTTGCTAGAGTTTGTTTGGCCAAAAAAGAATATTTACCAGCGAGAGTTAATCAGCATGTAGCCATTATTCGTCCTGATCCAAAACACTTTGATGCTAGATATTTGCGGTATGTACTTGCCAGCCCAACAGTTCAACAAATATTGCTTAATCTTGCTAGTGCAGGTGCAACAAGGAACGCTCTAACAAAAAGTATGATAGAGGAGTTTGAAGTATCAAAACCTCCTTTATCAATACAAGTTGCTGTAGCTGATCATTTAGAATCATTCGATGAAAAAATACATCTCAATCGCCAAATAAACCAAACCCTCGAACAGATGGCGCAAACGCTGTTTAAGTCGTGGTTTGTCGATTTTGACCCCGTGATCGATAACGCGCTCGATGCGGGCAACGAGATCCCTGAGCCGTTGCAAGCCCGTGCCGAACTGCGCCAGAAAGTGCGCGCCAGCCAAGACTTTCAGTCACTGCCTGCCGATGTTCGTGCGCTGTTTCCGGCTGAGTTTGAAGAGAGTGAATTAGGTTCGGTGCCGAAGGGGTGGCAGATTAAAACCTTAGGTGAAATGACTTCTTTAATAATTGATCATCGAGGCAAAACACCGCAAAAAATGGGGGGCGAGTGGGCTGAAAGTGGTTACCCTGCGATTTCTGCAAAAAACATTAAAGACCGTACTTTAGTTAGGTCTGACATGATTCGATATGTTGATGAAGCGTTATATCGTAAATGGATGAAAGAGCCACTTTCTCCCGATGACATTCTTATGACATCCGAAGCACCACTGGGCGAAATGTTTTATTTGGCAGAAAAGCATGATTATTTGTTAAGCCAAAGGTTATATGGATTAAGAGCTGATATATCTAAAACCTCAGGTAGTTATTTATATTTTTGGTTGCAAACAGATATGGCTAAATCAGATATGGATGGTCGGGCGACAGGAACAACAGTAGTGGGAATTCGCCAGTCCGAGCTTCGTAAGATTAATGTGTTATGTCCTGAAAACAGCGCTGTGCATGCTTTTTCTAAAAGTGTTTCGCGATACTTGATAAAAATTGAACATAACTGTAGTCAATCTGAAACATTAGAACGGATCAGGGATGAATTGCTTCCAAAACTCATTTCCGGTGAATTGCGGTTAGACGATCTACCTGATGAGGTCGTCACAGCGGCCAACGAATAA
- the fumA gene encoding class I fumarate hydratase FumA, which produces MSKKPFYYQNPFPLAKDETEYYLLTKDHVSVSEFEGQEILKVAPEGLTLLAQQAFYDASFLLRTSHKQQVASILDDPDASENDKYVALQFLRNSEIAAKGVLPTCQDTGTAIIMGKKGQRVWTGGGDEAALTRGVYNTYTEQNLRYSQTVALDMYEEINTGTNLPAQIDLYSVDGDEYKFLCIAKGGGSANKTYLYQETKALLTPEKLKNFLVDKMRTLGTAACPPYHIAFVIGGTSADNALKTVKLASARYYDGLPTEGNEHGQAFRDVQLEQELLKEAQNLGLGAQFGGKYFAHDIRVIRLPRHGASCPVAMGVSCSADRNIKAKINRDGIWIEKLETNPGQYIPEELRQQGEGEAVQIDLNRPMKEILAQLSQYPVSTRLSLSGTIIVARDIAHAKLKERLDKGEGLPQYVKDHPIYYAGPAKTPEGYASGSLGPTTAGRMDSYVDLLQSNGGSMIMLAKGNRSQQVTDACHKHGGFYLGSIGGPAAVLAQQSIKSLECVEYPELGMEAIYKIEVENFPAFILVDDKGNDFFQQIHSQQCGSCPKK; this is translated from the coding sequence ATGTCGAAAAAGCCATTTTACTACCAAAACCCGTTTCCACTTGCGAAAGACGAAACAGAATATTATCTGCTGACGAAAGATCATGTCTCAGTCAGTGAATTTGAAGGTCAGGAGATCCTGAAAGTTGCACCGGAAGGTTTGACGTTACTGGCACAACAAGCATTCTACGACGCATCATTTTTGCTGCGCACTTCCCACAAGCAGCAAGTCGCCTCGATTCTTGACGATCCAGACGCCAGTGAAAACGACAAATACGTGGCCCTGCAATTCCTGCGTAACTCAGAGATCGCCGCCAAAGGTGTGTTGCCAACCTGTCAGGACACCGGCACCGCGATCATCATGGGTAAAAAAGGCCAACGAGTCTGGACTGGCGGTGGCGATGAAGCCGCGCTGACCCGTGGTGTTTACAATACCTATACCGAACAAAATTTGCGCTATTCGCAGACCGTTGCGCTGGATATGTATGAAGAAATTAACACCGGTACCAACCTGCCCGCACAGATCGACCTGTATAGCGTAGATGGCGATGAGTACAAGTTCCTGTGTATCGCCAAAGGCGGTGGTTCAGCCAACAAAACCTATCTGTATCAGGAAACCAAAGCGCTGCTGACGCCAGAAAAACTGAAAAACTTTCTGGTGGATAAGATGCGCACATTGGGTACCGCCGCGTGCCCGCCATATCACATCGCATTTGTGATCGGTGGCACTTCTGCAGACAACGCACTGAAAACCGTCAAACTGGCTTCTGCCCGTTATTATGATGGTCTGCCAACGGAAGGTAACGAACACGGTCAGGCGTTCCGTGATGTGCAGCTGGAACAAGAACTGCTGAAAGAAGCGCAAAATCTGGGGCTGGGTGCTCAGTTCGGTGGTAAATATTTCGCGCACGACATCCGCGTGATCCGTCTGCCACGTCACGGTGCATCTTGCCCTGTGGCGATGGGGGTTTCCTGCTCGGCTGATCGTAACATCAAAGCAAAAATTAACCGCGATGGTATCTGGATCGAGAAACTGGAAACCAATCCAGGTCAGTACATACCGGAAGAACTGCGTCAGCAGGGGGAAGGTGAGGCAGTCCAGATTGATCTGAATCGTCCGATGAAAGAGATCCTGGCTCAGCTCTCGCAATATCCGGTTTCAACGCGTTTATCTCTGTCAGGCACCATCATTGTGGCGCGCGATATTGCTCACGCGAAGTTGAAAGAACGTCTGGATAAAGGCGAAGGTCTGCCGCAATACGTCAAAGATCACCCTATTTATTACGCCGGCCCGGCTAAAACACCAGAAGGTTATGCATCAGGTTCTTTAGGCCCAACCACGGCCGGTCGTATGGACTCTTATGTTGATTTGCTGCAATCAAACGGCGGTAGCATGATCATGCTGGCGAAAGGCAACCGCAGTCAGCAAGTGACCGACGCTTGTCATAAACACGGCGGTTTCTATCTGGGTAGTATCGGCGGCCCGGCTGCAGTGCTGGCACAACAGAGCATCAAGAGTCTGGAATGTGTGGAATATCCAGAATTGGGTATGGAAGCGATCTACAAAATCGAAGTAGAAAACTTCCCGGCCTTCATTCTGGTCGATGATAAGGGCAATGATTTCTTCCAGCAGATCCACAGTCAACAGTGTGGTAGTTGTCCGAAGAAATAA
- a CDS encoding flavocytochrome c, with amino-acid sequence MHSHHEILSQFTLPNGIQLKNRILMAPMTTCTGYFDGSVTNELVEYYRERAGSIGTVIVECGFIDDRGLAFPGAIGVDHDNKIEGLAKIVEAIQSKGSKAVLQIYHGGRMVEPELIGGRTPVGPSAIAAPREGAATPVALTSEEVDEMITKFGEGVRRAIKAGFDGVEIHGANTYLIQQFFSPNSNQRDDQWGGSRENRARFPLAVLEITQKMVRQYADPSFIIGYRFSPEELEVPGIRFDDTLYLLERLADLGLHYLHFSMGYTLRPSIIDKHDPTPLIQKYTALRSEKLAQIPMVGVGGIVNKSDADAAIEHGYDLVAVGKACIAYPDWTDRIARGETLELFIDSTQREALTIPEPLWRFSLVDAMIRDLSSMPTGKFKSGVFQEKIQDETHELMLNVSLETDRIANIELETTNDLDVTFTTSFEEIRTRILDANTPHVDAVSGATTQSEAVKKAVTKAMAKSCKAMALEEGGSLEPPYYDVVVIGSGGTGLAAAIQASDRDASVLLVEKMPTIGGNTIKASVGMNAAGTRFQKLKGIHDCKEKFYQESLKGGHGTNNPELLRSFVNNAPEAIEWLADRGIELNDITITGGMSTDRTHRPADRSAVGGFLISGLQRNITQRDIDVMLDTDVLEILMENGAVSGLRVKNDENEELTIRAKSIVMATGGFSANQEMVVKYRPDLKGFVTTNHKGATGTGIALLEQIGAGTVDMGEIQIHPTVEQTTSYLISEAIRGGGAILVNQKGERFFNELETRDKVSAAIINLPEHYSYIVFDEQVRRNNKAADEYIGKGFVVSADSPRVLADKLGLDMHAFLATLERYNLFVEKQHDADFGRTTALRHPIHEGPFYAIRIAPGVHHTMGGVTINANTEVLDVNGNVIPGVFAAGEVAGGLHGRNRIGGNAVADVIVFGTMAGRHAANWAKR; translated from the coding sequence ATGCACTCTCACCATGAAATTCTGAGTCAATTTACCCTTCCTAATGGCATACAACTTAAAAACCGTATCCTGATGGCACCAATGACCACTTGTACTGGCTATTTCGACGGTAGTGTGACCAATGAACTGGTTGAATATTATCGCGAACGCGCTGGCAGCATCGGTACGGTGATCGTTGAGTGTGGTTTCATCGATGACCGAGGGTTAGCATTCCCCGGCGCGATCGGTGTTGATCACGACAACAAGATCGAAGGGTTGGCAAAAATCGTCGAAGCCATTCAATCCAAAGGCTCTAAAGCCGTTTTACAGATCTATCACGGCGGCCGGATGGTCGAGCCTGAGTTGATTGGTGGCAGAACACCGGTTGGGCCAAGCGCAATTGCCGCACCACGCGAAGGTGCAGCGACACCTGTCGCACTGACATCCGAAGAAGTAGATGAGATGATCACCAAGTTTGGTGAAGGGGTTCGTCGCGCGATTAAAGCGGGCTTTGATGGTGTCGAAATTCATGGTGCCAACACTTACTTGATCCAGCAATTCTTCTCACCAAATTCAAATCAGCGTGATGATCAATGGGGCGGTTCTCGCGAAAATCGCGCCCGCTTCCCGCTGGCGGTGCTGGAAATTACCCAGAAAATGGTACGCCAGTATGCCGACCCATCTTTCATCATCGGTTATCGTTTCTCGCCGGAAGAGTTGGAAGTACCGGGTATTCGTTTCGATGACACCCTGTATTTGCTGGAACGACTCGCCGATCTCGGCTTGCATTACTTGCATTTTTCAATGGGCTATACATTGCGCCCATCGATTATTGATAAGCACGATCCGACACCATTGATTCAGAAATATACCGCGCTGCGTTCTGAAAAACTGGCACAGATCCCGATGGTCGGTGTGGGTGGTATCGTCAATAAATCTGATGCAGATGCCGCTATCGAACACGGTTATGACTTGGTTGCTGTGGGTAAAGCCTGTATCGCCTACCCGGATTGGACCGACCGTATCGCTCGCGGTGAAACGCTCGAACTGTTCATCGACAGCACCCAACGTGAAGCGTTGACCATTCCTGAGCCGCTGTGGCGCTTCTCGCTGGTTGACGCCATGATCCGCGATCTGAGCAGCATGCCAACCGGCAAATTCAAAAGCGGCGTGTTTCAGGAAAAAATTCAGGATGAAACACATGAGCTGATGCTCAATGTCAGCCTGGAAACAGACAGAATTGCCAACATCGAGTTGGAAACGACTAATGATCTGGATGTCACTTTCACGACCAGTTTTGAAGAGATCCGTACCCGCATTCTGGATGCTAACACCCCGCATGTTGATGCAGTTTCTGGTGCCACCACCCAAAGTGAAGCCGTGAAAAAAGCCGTGACCAAGGCCATGGCCAAATCTTGCAAAGCGATGGCATTGGAAGAAGGTGGCAGCCTGGAACCGCCTTATTATGACGTGGTGGTGATCGGTAGCGGCGGTACCGGTTTAGCGGCAGCGATTCAAGCCAGTGACCGCGACGCCAGTGTGTTGTTAGTTGAAAAAATGCCAACGATTGGTGGTAACACCATTAAAGCCTCGGTTGGTATGAATGCAGCCGGCACCCGCTTCCAAAAATTAAAAGGTATTCATGACTGCAAAGAGAAGTTCTATCAGGAAAGTCTCAAAGGTGGCCACGGCACCAATAATCCGGAACTGCTGCGTAGCTTTGTCAATAACGCACCGGAAGCGATTGAATGGCTGGCCGATCGTGGTATCGAGCTGAACGACATTACCATCACCGGTGGCATGAGCACCGATCGCACGCATCGTCCGGCTGACCGTTCTGCCGTGGGTGGTTTCCTGATCAGCGGTCTGCAACGCAACATCACTCAACGTGATATTGATGTAATGTTAGATACCGATGTGCTTGAGATTTTGATGGAAAACGGGGCAGTTAGTGGCCTGCGCGTGAAAAATGATGAGAATGAAGAACTCACTATTCGCGCGAAAAGTATCGTCATGGCAACCGGTGGTTTCAGTGCCAATCAGGAAATGGTGGTGAAATACCGCCCTGATCTGAAAGGTTTCGTGACTACCAACCACAAAGGCGCGACCGGTACTGGTATTGCGCTGCTGGAACAAATTGGTGCCGGCACCGTGGATATGGGTGAAATTCAGATCCATCCGACGGTTGAGCAAACCACGTCTTATCTGATCTCTGAAGCGATCCGTGGTGGTGGCGCCATTCTGGTCAATCAAAAAGGTGAACGGTTCTTCAACGAATTGGAAACGCGGGACAAAGTCTCTGCAGCGATCATCAATTTGCCAGAACATTACTCATACATCGTTTTTGATGAGCAGGTGCGCCGGAACAACAAAGCGGCCGATGAGTATATTGGCAAAGGATTTGTGGTCAGTGCTGATAGCCCACGCGTGTTGGCAGATAAACTGGGCCTCGACATGCATGCGTTTCTGGCAACATTAGAACGCTATAATCTCTTCGTTGAAAAACAGCACGATGCAGACTTTGGCCGCACCACGGCGCTGCGTCACCCGATTCATGAAGGCCCGTTCTACGCGATCCGTATCGCGCCGGGTGTGCATCACACTATGGGTGGCGTTACCATCAACGCCAACACAGAAGTGCTGGATGTGAACGGCAACGTGATCCCCGGTGTGTTTGCGGCGGGCGAAGTGGCTGGTGGTCTGCATGGCCGAAACCGGATCGGCGGTAATGCAGTCGCCGATGTTATCGTTTTCGGCACCATGGCGGGTCGCCACGCAGCGAACTGGGCAAAACGGTAA
- a CDS encoding class I SAM-dependent DNA methyltransferase: MAKAPAKKTQKGFEETLWDTANQLRGSVESSEYKHVVLSLVFLKFISDKFEARRDALIKDGKEAFVDMDVFYQQDNIFYLPEETRWSFIQAHAKQDDIAVLIDTALSTIEKRNPSLQGALPDNYFSRQNLEVKKLASLIDSIENIDTLADECHLSEEDLVGRVYEYFLGKFAATEGKGGGEFYTPKCIVTLLAEMLEPYQGKIYDPCCGSGGMFVQSVKFVQSHQGKSKDIAVFGQELTATTYKLAKMNLAIRGLSGNLGEKPADTFFNDQHKDLKADFIMANPPFNLKDWRNESELTDDPRFAGYRTPPTGNANYGWILHMLSKLSETGSAGFVLANGSMSSNTSGEGEIRAKMIENDIVECMIALPGQLFFTTQIPVCLWFITKNKKADLSHGYRNREGETLFIDARDMGTMISRTTKELTLEDIATIADTYHAWRSTPEELADRITRGESKLEKYDDIAGFCKVATTAEMKANDYVLTPGRYVGAADIEDDGIAFETKMRELSQTLFQQMKQAEMLDQAIRQNLEALGYGE, encoded by the coding sequence ATGGCAAAAGCACCGGCAAAGAAAACACAGAAAGGGTTTGAAGAGACCTTGTGGGACACCGCCAATCAACTCCGTGGCAGTGTTGAGTCATCAGAATACAAGCACGTGGTGTTGAGTCTGGTGTTCTTAAAGTTCATCAGCGATAAGTTTGAAGCCCGCCGCGATGCGTTGATCAAAGATGGTAAGGAAGCGTTTGTTGATATGGATGTCTTCTATCAGCAAGACAACATCTTCTATCTGCCGGAAGAGACCCGCTGGTCGTTTATTCAGGCGCATGCCAAGCAAGATGACATTGCCGTGCTCATCGACACCGCGCTCTCGACCATTGAAAAACGTAATCCGTCACTGCAAGGCGCATTGCCTGATAATTACTTCTCACGCCAGAATCTGGAAGTGAAGAAGCTCGCGTCATTAATTGATTCTATCGAAAACATCGACACTTTGGCCGATGAATGCCACCTGAGTGAAGAAGATCTGGTCGGTCGGGTGTATGAATATTTCCTCGGGAAATTTGCTGCCACCGAAGGCAAAGGTGGTGGTGAGTTCTACACGCCCAAGTGCATCGTGACGCTGCTGGCTGAGATGCTCGAACCTTATCAAGGTAAAATTTACGACCCGTGTTGTGGCTCGGGCGGCATGTTTGTGCAGTCGGTGAAGTTTGTGCAAAGCCATCAGGGCAAGAGCAAAGACATTGCCGTGTTCGGGCAGGAACTCACTGCCACCACTTACAAACTGGCGAAGATGAACCTCGCGATTCGTGGGCTGTCGGGTAACCTTGGTGAAAAACCCGCCGACACCTTCTTTAACGACCAGCATAAAGATCTGAAAGCCGATTTCATCATGGCGAACCCGCCGTTTAACCTGAAAGATTGGCGCAACGAATCAGAGCTGACCGATGACCCGCGCTTTGCAGGCTATCGCACGCCGCCGACGGGTAACGCCAACTACGGTTGGATTTTACACATGCTGTCGAAGCTGTCAGAAACCGGCAGCGCAGGCTTTGTGCTGGCAAACGGCTCGATGAGTTCGAACACCAGCGGCGAAGGTGAAATCCGAGCCAAGATGATCGAAAACGATATCGTTGAGTGCATGATCGCCTTGCCCGGTCAGTTGTTCTTCACCACGCAAATTCCGGTCTGTTTGTGGTTTATCACCAAAAACAAAAAGGCGGATCTGTCGCACGGCTACCGTAACCGCGAAGGTGAAACACTGTTTATTGATGCGCGTGACATGGGCACCATGATCAGCCGCACCACCAAAGAGCTGACGCTGGAAGACATCGCCACCATCGCCGACACCTATCACGCATGGCGCAGCACGCCGGAAGAGCTGGCCGATCGCATCACCCGTGGTGAGAGTAAGCTTGAAAAATATGACGACATCGCTGGTTTCTGCAAAGTGGCCACCACGGCGGAAATGAAAGCCAACGATTATGTGCTGACACCGGGGCGCTATGTCGGTGCTGCTGATATTGAAGATGATGGCATCGCTTTTGAAACCAAGATGCGCGAACTGTCGCAAACCCTGTTCCAACAGATGAAACAAGCCGAAATGCTGGATCAAGCGATTCGTCAGAATCTGGAGGCATTGGGATATGGGGAGTAA